The Frankiaceae bacterium nucleotide sequence GCGCCAGCGTCGCGCCCATGCAGTAGCCGACGACGTGCACGCGACCGGTGGCGCTCTGCTGCGCCACGGCGCCGACCGCCTCCGCGAGCAGCCGCGTGTGCTCGGTGATGCCCTGGCCGGCGTGCTGGAAGCCGGGGTCCCCCCAGTCGAGCAGGAACACCTCGTGCCCCGCCTCGACGACCGCACCCATGACGCTGCGCTCGGGCAGCAGGTCGAGGATCCACGGGCGCGTCACGACCGAGTGCACGAACAGCACGGCGTCCCCGCCGACCGGTCCGGGCCGGTTGCCGAGCCGGCTGAGCGTCGTACGGCCGCGACGCCACACGAGCGTCGACGGCGTCGCGAACAGCGGAGGGTCGCCGCCGCGCAGCAGCTTCGCGACGAGGTGCGGCCAGCTCAGCCACCACATGAGGTAGCGCAGTACGAGCGCCCGCGGACCACGCCGCAGCCGGCGCCAGGGACCAGGGTTGACCCAGCGCCGATCCGTTGCGCGCCAGCGCATCCCGAGCCCTACGGCGGCGAAGAAGCCGTTGCCGAGTACGCCGGAGACCGCGACGAGGATCAGGAGGAGACGCGAGCTCACAGGAGCGCGAGCCACTCGTCGCGCAGGTCGCCGTCGGCGACGAGCACGGCCGGCCCGGTGAGGAACACCGACGACCCGTCGGCGCCGTCCCACGCGACGTCGAGCAGGCCGCCCGGCACCGCGACCTCGACGCGCTGCCCGGCGAGGCCCTGGCGCGCGGCGGCGACCGCGACGGCGCAGGCGCCCGTACCGCAGGACATCGTCTCGCCGACGCCGCGCTCCCAGACGCGCATGGCGAGCGCGTCGTCGTACGTCACCGCGGCGTACTCCACGTTGGTGCCGCCGGGCGTCGCGGCCTCGATGCGCGGGCCGTCGGTGCGGACGGGCGCGTCGCCCACGTCGGGGACGAAGAAGACGACGTGGGGGTTGCCCATGGAGACGTACGTCGCACCCTCGGGCGCCGTGCCGTCGAACGACGGCGGCCCCATGTCGACGGTGACCCGCCCGTCGTCGTCGAGCGTCACGTGCTTGACGCCGTCGCGCGTCGCCACGGGGAGCCGGTCATCGGTGGCCCAGCCGCGCGCGGCGAGGTAGCGGGCGAAGACGCGGACGCCGTTGCCGCACATCTCGACGGCGCCGCCGTCGGCGTTGCGGTAGTCCATGAACCACTCGGCGTCGGCCGCGAGGTGGGCGTAGTCAGGGACGCAGGCGGTACGCACGACGCGGAGGATGCCGTCGCCGCCGATGCCCGTACGCCGGTCGCACACCGCCCGCACGAACGCGTCCGTCAGCGCCAGCGCGCCGTCGGGGTCGGGGACCAGGACGAAGTCGTTCGCCGTCCCGTGCCCCTTGGTGAACCGCACGTACCGACCCTAGTGGGGCAGCGCGACCCTGATGTCGCGGGGCTCGGGCAGCTCCGGCGAGAGCATGCCTGCGCGCGCGGAGCGCATGTGCTGCATCGCCTCGCGCGCCCTGTGCATCGCGTCGTCCGGGTCCTCGCCCGGCTCGACGACGGCGGAGCCGACGCAGACGCCGAGCGTACGGATCTCGTCCCCGACGGCCATCGGCGCGCGGACGACCTCGGCCAGGCGCGCGGCGATCGCGTCGACCTCGCGGGCGTTCGTCAGCGCCGTGCAGTGCACGCCGACGACGCGCGGGGCGACGTTGACGACGGTGTCCCAGGGGCGGATGGCGCGTTCGAGGCGCTGCACCGCGACCTGGTAGTCGTGGATCGTGAGAGTCCCGTGCTTCGACTCGATCCCGAGTACGAACGTCGCCGCGAGCGCGGCGTCGGAGGCGGGGATGCGGCGGTTCGCTTCGGTCACGGTAGGTCCTCCTCGGCTCTGACTCGATGATCGGCCGGTTCGGACGTTTTCGACATGGCCACAACGGACCATTTGGCACGCAGCGCGAACTACTGCCCGAGGGGGCGCAAATCGTCAGAGGTGGTCGTCCGCGCCTCGGGGATCGTCAGCGTCGCGGGCGCGTCGGGCGCCTTCCAGCCGACGCCGCGGCTGAGCAGCCAGCGGGCGCGCTCGGGCAGCTGCGGGCCGGCGAACAGGTAGCCGTGCGCGCGGTCGCACTCGAGCTCGCAGAGCCGCGCGCCCTCCGACCACGACTCGACGCCCTCGGCGACGACCTGGAGGCCGTGCGCGTGCGCGAGCCGGATGACCGACGCGACGATCGCGTCGTCCTCGAGGTCGAGCCCGACGCCGCGGACGAAGCGCTGGTCGAGCTTCACCGCGTCGAGGGGCAGCTCGTCGAGGTGCGACAGCGCGGAGTACCACGTGCCGAAGTCGTCGAGCGCGACCATGACGCCCGCGGCACGCAGCGCCGTGAGGATCTCCCCCATCGACGAGAGGTCCGAGCCGAGGGCCGTCTCCCGCACCTCGAACCCGAGCACGCCGCGCGGCAGCCGTACGGCGGCCATCCGCTCCACCACGCGCTCGGCGAAGCCCGGCGCCGAGAGCTCGGCGGAGGAGACGTTGACCCAGAGCTGCTTGCCGGACGCGCGCCTCGCTGACGGGAGGCGCTGCCACAGGGCCGCCTCGCGTACGCACTCCGCGACCACCCACTCGCCCAGCTCGACGATGAACCCGCTCGCCTCCGCCGCCGGCAGGAACTCGCCCGGCCAGAGCAGGCCGCGGTCGGGGTGCTGCCAGCGCAGCAGCGCCTCCATCGCGACGACCTCGCCCGACGCGAGGTCGACCTCGGGCTGGTAGTGGATGACGAACTGCCCCGACTCCAGGGCGCCGCGCATCGCCGCCACGAGGTCAACGTCGTACGCCGTCATGCCGTCTCCGTCCGCCCTGTCCGGGGAGTGTGAGGCATCAGTGGCGGTTTCGTCACCGGTCAGGACGAACTAGTCCGTCACGGCCGCGACCGCCGCGTCGGCGGACTCGTGCCACTCGACGCGCGGGTCGCGGCGGAACCACTTGAGCTGCCGCCGCGCGAACTGCCGCGTCGCGAGCTTGGTCCGCGCCCTGGCCTCGTCCTCGCCGTACTCGCCGGCGAGGTACGCGAGCACCTGCTGGTAGCCGAGCGCGCGGCTCGCGGTGACACCCTCCCTGAGGCCCTGTGCCTCCAGCGCACGGACCTCCTCGACGAGGCCCCGCGCCCACATGACGTCGACCCGCCGGTCGATGCGTTCGTCCAGCGTCGTCAGGTCGGGCGCGACACCGAGGTAGCGGGTGCCCTCGTACACCGAGGCGTACGTCTCCATCCCCGGCTGCGCGGAGAAGGGCCGCCCCGTGATCTCCACGACCTCCAGCGCGCGGACGATGCGGCGGGCGTTCGTCGGCAGGATCGCCTGCGCCGCAACGGGATCGACGTCGTTCAGCCGCGCGTGCATGGCCTCCGCACCGGTGCCCGCGAGTTCGGCTTCGAGCCGCGCGCGGACCTCGGGGTCGGTGCCGGGGAACTCGAACGCGTCGAGCGCGCCGCGGACGTACAGACCGCTGCCGCCGACGACGACCGCGACGTCGAGGCGTTCGATGACCTCGCGCGCCATCGCCTGGTACGCCGCGACGCTGGCAGTCTCGCGGACGTCCCAGACGTCGAGGAGGTGGTGCGGCACGCCGCGGCGCTCGGCGAGGGAGAGCTTGGCGGTGCCGATGTCCATGCCGCGGTAGAGCTGCATGGAGTCGGCGTTGACGACCTCGCCGCCGAGCTCCTCGGCGATGCGCAGCGCGGCGTCGGACTTGCCCGCCGCGGTGGGCCCGACGACCGCGACGACCCTAGGCACGGGCCCACGTCGCGACGAAGTATCCGACGCCGTACGGTGCCGCGTCGTACAGCACCTCGCCCTGCCACTCCCCGCTCTCCGCCGCGCCGGCGAGCACCTGCCAGGCCGCGCGGCCCGCGACGAGCAGGTCGTCGTCGAGAGCTGGGTCGATCGCGAGCAGCGCGTGCACGTCGGCGGCGCGGAGGGCGCGCGCGACGGCGGCGTCGTACGGCTCGGCCCTCGGGTCGAGATAGCCGGGCGCGGCGAGGCTGCGGCGCGCGGAGCCGTCGCCCATGACGAGCAGACCAGGGGTGTCGAGGGTGCGCCCGAGGGCCGCGGCGTCGGACGGCGGGAGGTCGCGCGGGATCAGGAGCGGGGTGGCGTACGGCAGCAGCCACAGCCCGATCTCGACCGCCTGCGCGGTGCCGACGACGACCGTGTCCTCGGGCAGCGTGGCGACCGCGGCGCGGCAGGCGGCGCGCAGGTCGTCGGTCTCGTACGCCGCTCCCGCCGCCACCTCGGGCACCAGCAGCGGCGGGTGCGGGCAGACGGCGGCGGCGAGGAGCACGGCGCGACGGTACGGTGTCCGCGTGGCAGACGCGACCGAGTGGGGCCGGGTGGCCGAGGACGGCACCGTGTACGTCCGCACGCCCGACGGCGAGCGCGCGGTCGGGTCGTGGCATGCCGGTGACGCCGAGGCGGGGCTCGCGCACTTCGCGCGGCGCTACGACGACCTCGCGACCGAGGTGGGCCTGCTCGAGGCGCGGCTGACCACCGGCGCCGGCAACCCCGCGCAGACCCAGCAGAGCCTGACCAAGCTGCGCGAGTCGCTCGACACCGCGGCGGTCGTGGGCGACGTGGAGGCGCTGCGTACCCGTATCGACGCCGCCGTCGCCAAGGCCAAGGCGAAGCAGGCCGAGGCGCAGGTCGCGAAGGCCGCCGCCGGCGCCGCCGTGCTCGACCAGCGCCGCGCGCTCGCCGAGGAGGCCGAACGCGTCTCCGCCTCGTCGGAGTGGAAGGCCTCCGGCGACCGGCTGCGCGCCATCGTCGAGGAGTGGAAGGCGCTGCCCGTCGGCACCAAGTCGGCCAAGGCGACCGAGACCGAGCTGTGGCAGCGGATCTCGCACGCGCGGCGGGCGTTCGACAAGCGGCGCGAGGCGCACTTCGCGGCGCTGGAGACGCAGCGCGAGACGTCGAAGGAGCGCAAGGAGGCCCTCATCCGCGAGGCCGAGAAGCTCTCCGAGTCTGGCGAGTGGTCCGCGACGACGACGCGATACAGGGAGCTCATGGCGTCGTGGAAGGCCGCAGGGCGCGCCGCCCGCGGCGTCGACGACGAGCTGTGGGCGAGGTTCAAGGCGGCGCAGGACGCGTTCTTCACGCGGCGTTCGGCGTACTACGCGGAGAAGGACGCCGAGACCGCCTCCGCCGTGGCCGCGCGCGAGGCGCTGCTCGCCGAGGCCGAGGCGCTCGAGCCCGAACGCGACGTCGCCGGCGCCCGTGCCCGCCTCGCCGACATCACCGAGCGCTGGGAGAAGACCGGGCGCGTGCCGCGCGAGGTCGAGGCGCGGCTCGACGCCCGCCTCGCCGCCGTCGAACGCCGCCTCCGCGACGCCGACGACACCCGCCGTACGGCGTCCCGCCCCGCCCCCACCAACCCGCTCGTCATCCGCCTCCGCGAGTCGCTGGAGCAGCTCGAGAAGCGCGCGGCGCGCGCCCGCGCGGCGGGCGACGAGAAGGCGGCCGAGGCCGCCGACGCCGAGGCCGCGACGAAGCGTGAGTGGCTCGCGCAGGCGGAGTCCTCGGTCTCCCGGTAGCCCACCACTCCCGTACGCTCACCCTGCTCCCCTCAGACGATCACCCGTGTCCCCCGAGTGGCCTTTCGGCCGCACGCGAGGGGACACAGGCGATCGTTTCGAGTGGGGTGAGAGGGGTGGAGGCTAGTAGTCCTCGAGGTCCTTGGACGAGTCCCGGAGCGCCGCCTCCTCGCTCGCCAGCGACCTCGGCGGGTACGGCACGCCGTCGACGAACAGCACCACGGCGCCGCCGGGCACCAGCCGCCCGGCGGCGACGACGTCGACGTGGTCCTCGTCGAGGTCGAAGTCCTCCAGCTCCTCGGCGCTGAGCCCCGCCAGCGCGCGGTCGACCGCGTCGACGTACGGCTCGCCCGCGACGCGGACCTCGAGCAGCGCGTCGCCGCCGGCCCGCACGCCGAACGAGACCGACCGCGTGCCGAACGCCGCGCCGACCCGGAACGCGGGGACGTCGCCGCCGG carries:
- the dapF gene encoding diaminopimelate epimerase, with product MRFTKGHGTANDFVLVPDPDGALALTDAFVRAVCDRRTGIGGDGILRVVRTACVPDYAHLAADAEWFMDYRNADGGAVEMCGNGVRVFARYLAARGWATDDRLPVATRDGVKHVTLDDDGRVTVDMGPPSFDGTAPEGATYVSMGNPHVVFFVPDVGDAPVRTDGPRIEAATPGGTNVEYAAVTYDDALAMRVWERGVGETMSCGTGACAVAVAAARQGLAGQRVEVAVPGGLLDVAWDGADGSSVFLTGPAVLVADGDLRDEWLALL
- a CDS encoding diguanylate cyclase, with amino-acid sequence MTEANRRIPASDAALAATFVLGIESKHGTLTIHDYQVAVQRLERAIRPWDTVVNVAPRVVGVHCTALTNAREVDAIAARLAEVVRAPMAVGDEIRTLGVCVGSAVVEPGEDPDDAMHRAREAMQHMRSARAGMLSPELPEPRDIRVALPH
- a CDS encoding EAL domain-containing protein; its protein translation is MTAYDVDLVAAMRGALESGQFVIHYQPEVDLASGEVVAMEALLRWQHPDRGLLWPGEFLPAAEASGFIVELGEWVVAECVREAALWQRLPSARRASGKQLWVNVSSAELSAPGFAERVVERMAAVRLPRGVLGFEVRETALGSDLSSMGEILTALRAAGVMVALDDFGTWYSALSHLDELPLDAVKLDQRFVRGVGLDLEDDAIVASVIRLAHAHGLQVVAEGVESWSEGARLCELECDRAHGYLFAGPQLPERARWLLSRGVGWKAPDAPATLTIPEARTTTSDDLRPLGQ
- the miaA gene encoding tRNA (adenosine(37)-N6)-dimethylallyltransferase MiaA; protein product: MPRVVAVVGPTAAGKSDAALRIAEELGGEVVNADSMQLYRGMDIGTAKLSLAERRGVPHHLLDVWDVRETASVAAYQAMAREVIERLDVAVVVGGSGLYVRGALDAFEFPGTDPEVRARLEAELAGTGAEAMHARLNDVDPVAAQAILPTNARRIVRALEVVEITGRPFSAQPGMETYASVYEGTRYLGVAPDLTTLDERIDRRVDVMWARGLVEEVRALEAQGLREGVTASRALGYQQVLAYLAGEYGEDEARARTKLATRQFARRQLKWFRRDPRVEWHESADAAVAAVTD
- a CDS encoding DUF349 domain-containing protein, with the protein product MADATEWGRVAEDGTVYVRTPDGERAVGSWHAGDAEAGLAHFARRYDDLATEVGLLEARLTTGAGNPAQTQQSLTKLRESLDTAAVVGDVEALRTRIDAAVAKAKAKQAEAQVAKAAAGAAVLDQRRALAEEAERVSASSEWKASGDRLRAIVEEWKALPVGTKSAKATETELWQRISHARRAFDKRREAHFAALETQRETSKERKEALIREAEKLSESGEWSATTTRYRELMASWKAAGRAARGVDDELWARFKAAQDAFFTRRSAYYAEKDAETASAVAAREALLAEAEALEPERDVAGARARLADITERWEKTGRVPREVEARLDARLAAVERRLRDADDTRRTASRPAPTNPLVIRLRESLEQLEKRAARARAAGDEKAAEAADAEAATKREWLAQAESSVSR